One window from the genome of Choloepus didactylus isolate mChoDid1 chromosome 2, mChoDid1.pri, whole genome shotgun sequence encodes:
- the FHL3 gene encoding four and a half LIM domains protein 3 isoform X2: protein MCRDQHAWHLCRVFACARNWHAYLMHRWRFGSRKLEYGGQTWHEHCFLCSGCEQPLGSCSFVPDKGAHYCVPCYENKFAPRCARCSKTLTQGGVTYRDQPWHRECLVCTGCKTPLAGQQFTSRDDDPYCVACFGELFAPKCSSCKRPITGLGGGKYVSFEDRHWHHSCFACARCSTSLVGQGFVPDGDQVLCQACSQAGP, encoded by the exons ATGTGCAGGGACCAGCACGCCTGGCATCTGTGTAGGGTCTTTGCATGTGCAAGGAATTGGCACGCCTATCTGATGCACAGATGGAGGTTTG GGTCCCGGAAGCTGGAGTATGGAGGCCAGACATGGCATGAGCACTGCTTCCTGTGCAGCGGCTGTGAGCAGCCACTGGGCTCCTGTTCCTTTGTGCCTGACAAGGGTGCTCACTACTGTGTGCCCTGCTATGAGAACAAGTTTGCGCCCCGCTGTGCCCGCTGCAGCAAG ACACTGACACAGGGTGGTGTGACGTACCGTGACCAGCCCTGGCACCGGGAATGCCTGGTCTGCACCGGGTGCAAGACACCCCTGGCGGGGCAGCAGTTCACCTCCCGGGATGACGATCCTTACTGTGTGGCCTGTTTTGGGGAACTCTTTGCACCCAAGTGCAGCAGCTGCAAGCGCCCCATCACAG GACTCGGTGGGGGCAAGTATGTGTCCTTTGAAGATCGCCACTGGCACCATAGCTGTTTCGCCTGCGCCCGCTGCTCCACCTCCCTGGTGGGCCAAGGCTTCGTGCCGGATGGAGACCAAGTGCTGTGCCAGGCCTGCAGCCAGGCAGGGCCCTGA
- the FHL3 gene encoding four and a half LIM domains protein 3 isoform X1, translated as MSEAFDCAKCGESLYGRKYIQTDGGPHCVPCYDNTFANTCAECQQLIGHDSRELFYEDRHFHEGCFRCCHCQRSLADEPFTCQDNDLLCNDCYCSAFSSQCSACGETVMPGSRKLEYGGQTWHEHCFLCSGCEQPLGSCSFVPDKGAHYCVPCYENKFAPRCARCSKTLTQGGVTYRDQPWHRECLVCTGCKTPLAGQQFTSRDDDPYCVACFGELFAPKCSSCKRPITGLGGGKYVSFEDRHWHHSCFACARCSTSLVGQGFVPDGDQVLCQACSQAGP; from the exons ATGAGCGAGGCCTTTGACTGTGCAAAATGTGGTGAATCTCTGTATGGCCGTAAATACATCCAGACGGACGGTGGCCCCCACTGCGTGCCCTGCTATGACAACACTTTTGCCAACACCTGTGCTGAGTGCCAGCAGCTAATCGGGCATGATTCGAGG GAGCTGTTCTATGAAGACCGCCACTTCCACGAAGGCTGCTTCCGCTGTTGCCACTGCCAGCGCTCCCTGGCCGATGAGCCCTTCACCTGCCAGGACAACGATCTGCTCTGCAATGACTGCTACTGCAGTGCCTTCTCCTCACAGTGCTCTGCCTGTGGGGAGACTGTCATGCCTG GGTCCCGGAAGCTGGAGTATGGAGGCCAGACATGGCATGAGCACTGCTTCCTGTGCAGCGGCTGTGAGCAGCCACTGGGCTCCTGTTCCTTTGTGCCTGACAAGGGTGCTCACTACTGTGTGCCCTGCTATGAGAACAAGTTTGCGCCCCGCTGTGCCCGCTGCAGCAAG ACACTGACACAGGGTGGTGTGACGTACCGTGACCAGCCCTGGCACCGGGAATGCCTGGTCTGCACCGGGTGCAAGACACCCCTGGCGGGGCAGCAGTTCACCTCCCGGGATGACGATCCTTACTGTGTGGCCTGTTTTGGGGAACTCTTTGCACCCAAGTGCAGCAGCTGCAAGCGCCCCATCACAG GACTCGGTGGGGGCAAGTATGTGTCCTTTGAAGATCGCCACTGGCACCATAGCTGTTTCGCCTGCGCCCGCTGCTCCACCTCCCTGGTGGGCCAAGGCTTCGTGCCGGATGGAGACCAAGTGCTGTGCCAGGCCTGCAGCCAGGCAGGGCCCTGA
- the SF3A3 gene encoding splicing factor 3A subunit 3 has product METILEQQRRYHEEKERLMDVMAKEMLTKKSTLRDQINSDHRTRAMQDRYMEVSGNLRDLYDDKDGLRKEELNAISGPNEFAEFYNRLKQIKEFHRKHPNEICVPMSVEFEELLKARENPSEEAQNLVEFTDEEGYGRYLDLHDCYLKYINLKASEKLDYITYLSIFDQLFDIPKERKNAEYKRYLEMLLEYLQDYTDRVKPLQDQNELFGKIQTEFEKKWDNGTFPGWPKETSSALTHAGAHLDLSAFSSWEELASLGLDRLKSALLALGLKCGGTLEERAQRLFSTKGKSLESLDTSLFAKNPKSKGTKRDTERNKDIAFLEAQIYEYVEILGEQRHLTHENVQRKQARTGEEREEEEEEQISESESEDEENEIIYNPKNLPLGWDGKPIPYWLYKLHGLNINYNCEICGNYTYRGPKAFQRHFAEWRHAHGMRCLGIPNTAHFANVTQIEDAVSLWAKLKLQKASERWQPDTEEEYEDSSGNVVNKKTYEDLKRQGLL; this is encoded by the exons ATGGAGACAATTCTGGAGCAGCAGCGGCGATATCATGAGGAGAAGGAACGACTCATGGACGTCATGGCTAAAGAAATGCTTACTAAGAAGTCCACG CTCCGGGACCAGATCAATTCTGACCACCGCACACGAGCCATGCAAGAT AGGTATATGGAGGTCAGCGGGAACCTGAGGGATTTGTATGACGATAAGGATGG GTTACGAAAAGAGGAGCTGAATGCCATTTCAGGACCCAATGAATTTGCTGAATTCTATAACAGACTCAAGCAAATAAAGGAATTCCACCGGAAACACCCTAATGAG ATCTGTGTGCCAATGTCAGTGGAATTTGAGGAACTCCTGAAGGCTCGAGAGAATCCAAGTGAAGAGGCACAAA ACTTGGTGGAGTTCACTGATGAAGAGGGATATGGTCGTTACCTTGATCTCCACGACTGTTACCTCAAATACATTAACCTGAAGGCATCTGAG AAGCTGGATTATATCACATACCTGTCCATTTTTGACCAGTTGTTTGACATtcctaaagaaaggaagaatgcaGAGTATAAGAG ATACCTAGAGATGTTGCTTGAGTACCTTCAGGATTACACAGATAGGGTGAAGCCCCTCCAAGACCAAAACGAACTTTTTGGGAAGATTCAGACTGAGTTTGAGAAGAAGTGGGATAATGGTACTTTTCCTGGATGGCCG AAAGAGACAAGCAGTGCCCTGACCCATGCCGGAGCCCATCTTGACCTCTCTGCATTCTCTTCCTGGGAG GAGTTGGCCTCTCTGGGTTTGGACAGATTGAAATCTGCACTCTTAGCTTTAGGGCTGAAATGTGGCGG CACTCTGGAAGAGCGAGCCCAAAGGCTGTTCAGCACCAAAGGAAAGTCTTTGGAGTCGCTTGATACCTCTCTGTTTGCCAAAAATCCCAAGTCAAAGGGTACCAAGCG AGACACTGAGAGGAACAAAGACATTGCTTTCCTCGAAGCCCAGATCTACGAATATGTGGAGATTCTTGGG GAACAGCGACATCTcactcatgaaaatgtgcaaCGCAAGCAGGCAAGGACAGGAGAAGAgcgagaagaggaggaggaagagcagaTCAGTGAGAGTGAAAGTGAAGACGAAGAGAACGAGATCATTTACAACCCCAAAAACCTGCCCCTTGGCTGGGATGGCAAA cccaTTCCTTACTGGCTATATAAGCTTCATGGCCTAAATATCAACTACAACTGTGAAATTTGTGGAAACTACACCTATCGAGGGCCCAAGGCCTTCCAGCGACATTTTGCT GAATGGCGTCATGCCCATGGCATGAGGTGTTTGGGCATCCCAAATACCGCCCACTTTGCTAATGTGACACAGATTGAAGATGCTGTCTCTT TGTGGGCCAAGCTGAAACTGCAGAAGGCATCAGAACGATGGCAGCCTGACACTGAG GAAGAGTATGAAGACTCCAGTGGGAATGTTGTGAATAAGAAGACTTACGAGGATCTGAAAAGACAAGGACTGCTCTAG